The following proteins come from a genomic window of Corallococcus sp. NCRR:
- the ligD gene encoding DNA ligase D, translated as MKTSDNQRRLRRYRTKRDFHLTPEPSPDVKAPKSSAPVFVIHKHDATRLHYDLRLEIGGVLVSWAIPKGPSHDPSVKRLAVQTEDHPRSYADFEGHIPDEQYGGGDSLLWESGTFEVVPPGDAGAQLKRGHLEVVLHGAKLKGRWHLIRTRPRGGKAQWLFFKAKDEYAKAGYDVTVERPESVKSGQVKTQGPRKPGVLRKKKPPVPARKAAKKQARPPSTPEKLLERVWPPMLARLAVSDEVHDETHAYEVKYDGFRAVCALTHGKLAFQSRRGNDLSGRFARLTGALRELPAKDVVVDGEIVALDAKGRSRFQILQNTEGGAEQRFMVFDLLWLDGEDLRERPYTERRARLEKLMAGAKPPLQLSEKVDLPLSRGLLEARRKGWEGLIAKRKDSPYTGTRSGDWLKLKVVAGQEVVILGYLPIKNAKAKSQIGALRVGVRGKDGFHDVGKVGTGYTTKDRRELRWLLDATRVKKPAAVDAPTNTDTDTVWVKPKYVAQVNFTEWTKDGRLRHPVFQGLRSDKVPQEVVREHPAPIEGAASRGSRRAPAQAAARTAKAPAVKTARGKQRAPEVALTHGDRVLFPEAGLTKADVFAYYEQVAPLLLPVLADRPLAHQQWPAGIQAPGFFRHELSGIPPWMPTLRVRHEDKTLRHVNVKSTSALLWLANQSALTLHMWLSHAPRLAQPDFVVFDLDPGEGGWKDVVKVATLLHARLDELGLKAFPKTSGKRGLHVLVPLAPGHTYARTQAFADARARELEEELGDIATTERSIRERGGRLYIDAGQNARGKTVVAPYSLRAVEGAPFSAPLEWSEVNGRLDPHRFRLKTLKKRLDAVGDLFAPVLRMKQVLPDE; from the coding sequence GTGAAGACCTCCGACAACCAGAGGCGGCTGCGCCGCTACCGGACGAAGCGCGATTTCCACCTCACGCCCGAACCATCTCCGGACGTGAAGGCCCCGAAGTCCAGCGCGCCTGTCTTCGTCATCCACAAGCACGACGCCACGCGGCTGCACTACGACCTGCGCCTGGAGATTGGCGGCGTCCTGGTGAGCTGGGCCATTCCCAAGGGCCCCAGCCACGACCCTTCCGTGAAGCGGCTCGCGGTCCAGACGGAGGACCACCCGCGCTCCTACGCGGACTTCGAGGGCCACATCCCGGATGAGCAGTACGGCGGCGGTGACTCGCTGCTCTGGGAGTCCGGCACCTTCGAGGTCGTACCGCCCGGCGACGCCGGAGCGCAGCTGAAGCGCGGGCACCTGGAGGTCGTGCTGCACGGCGCGAAGCTCAAGGGGCGCTGGCACCTCATCCGCACGCGGCCGCGCGGCGGCAAGGCGCAGTGGCTCTTCTTCAAGGCGAAGGACGAATACGCCAAGGCCGGCTACGACGTCACCGTGGAGCGCCCCGAGTCCGTGAAGAGCGGTCAGGTGAAGACCCAAGGGCCTCGCAAGCCCGGCGTGCTGAGAAAGAAGAAGCCCCCGGTCCCGGCGCGCAAGGCCGCGAAGAAGCAGGCCCGCCCACCCTCGACGCCGGAGAAGCTGCTGGAGCGCGTGTGGCCGCCCATGCTGGCGCGGCTGGCCGTGTCCGACGAGGTGCACGACGAGACGCACGCCTACGAGGTGAAGTACGACGGCTTCCGCGCCGTGTGCGCGCTCACGCACGGGAAGCTCGCCTTCCAGAGCCGCCGGGGCAACGACCTGTCGGGCCGCTTCGCGCGGCTCACCGGCGCGCTGAGGGAGCTGCCCGCGAAGGACGTCGTCGTGGATGGAGAGATTGTCGCGCTCGACGCGAAGGGCCGCTCGCGCTTCCAGATTCTCCAGAACACGGAAGGGGGCGCGGAGCAGCGCTTCATGGTGTTCGACCTGCTGTGGCTGGACGGCGAGGACCTGCGCGAGCGTCCCTATACGGAGCGCCGCGCGCGGCTGGAGAAGCTGATGGCCGGGGCGAAGCCGCCCCTGCAGCTCTCCGAGAAGGTGGACCTGCCGCTGTCGCGCGGCCTGCTGGAGGCGCGGCGCAAGGGGTGGGAGGGGCTCATCGCCAAGCGCAAGGACTCGCCCTACACGGGCACGCGCTCCGGGGACTGGCTGAAGTTGAAGGTGGTGGCGGGCCAGGAGGTCGTCATCCTGGGGTACCTGCCCATCAAGAACGCGAAGGCGAAGTCGCAGATTGGCGCGCTGCGCGTGGGCGTGCGCGGCAAGGACGGCTTCCACGACGTGGGCAAGGTGGGCACGGGCTACACGACGAAGGACCGCCGCGAGCTGCGCTGGTTGCTGGACGCCACGCGCGTGAAGAAGCCCGCCGCCGTGGATGCGCCCACGAACACGGACACGGACACCGTCTGGGTGAAGCCGAAGTACGTGGCCCAGGTGAACTTCACCGAGTGGACGAAGGACGGCCGCCTGCGCCACCCCGTGTTCCAGGGCCTGCGCAGCGACAAGGTGCCGCAGGAGGTCGTGCGCGAACACCCCGCTCCCATCGAGGGAGCCGCGAGCAGGGGCTCCCGGCGCGCGCCGGCGCAGGCCGCCGCCCGCACCGCGAAGGCGCCCGCCGTGAAGACCGCGCGAGGGAAGCAGCGCGCACCGGAGGTGGCCCTCACGCACGGCGACCGCGTGCTGTTCCCCGAGGCCGGCCTCACGAAGGCGGACGTGTTCGCGTACTACGAGCAGGTGGCGCCGCTGCTGTTGCCCGTGCTCGCGGACCGGCCCCTGGCCCACCAGCAGTGGCCCGCGGGCATCCAGGCCCCGGGCTTCTTCCGGCACGAGCTGTCCGGCATCCCCCCGTGGATGCCCACGCTGCGCGTGCGCCACGAGGACAAGACGCTGCGCCACGTGAACGTGAAGAGCACGTCCGCGCTCCTGTGGCTCGCCAACCAGTCCGCGCTCACGCTGCACATGTGGCTGTCCCACGCGCCCCGGCTGGCGCAGCCGGACTTCGTGGTGTTCGACCTGGACCCCGGCGAGGGCGGCTGGAAGGACGTGGTGAAGGTGGCCACCCTGCTGCACGCGCGCCTGGACGAGCTGGGGCTCAAGGCCTTCCCCAAGACGTCCGGCAAGCGCGGCCTGCACGTGCTGGTGCCCCTGGCGCCGGGCCACACCTACGCGCGCACCCAGGCGTTCGCGGACGCGCGGGCGCGCGAGCTGGAGGAGGAGCTGGGCGACATCGCCACCACGGAGCGCTCCATCCGCGAGCGCGGCGGGCGGCTCTACATCGACGCGGGACAGAACGCGCGCGGCAAGACGGTGGTGGCGCCCTACTCCCTGCGCGCCGTGGAGGGCGCCCCCTTCTCCGCGCCGCTCGAGTGGAGCGAGGTGAACGGCCGCCTGGACCCGCACCGCTTCCGCCTGAAGACGCTGAAGAAGCGGCTGGATGCCGTGGGGGACCTGTTCGCGCCCGTGCTCCGGATGAAGCAGGTGCTGCCGGACGAGTGA
- a CDS encoding DUF2383 domain-containing protein encodes MADKSEVARLHSLAQLDADAVGAYDVAISRIGPALVRERLNSFRADHLRHVQDLNALIQHFGGEPVTLRPDLKGSAMKGLTAMTGLMGTEATLWAMLGNEELFDRAYELALQFEWSPEVKGLIRQHREDERRHGTWIRDAVRTRPWAESRLPFLDTAEMGA; translated from the coding sequence ATGGCCGACAAGTCCGAAGTGGCTCGCCTGCACAGCCTGGCGCAGCTCGATGCCGACGCGGTGGGCGCGTACGACGTGGCCATCTCCCGCATCGGGCCCGCGCTGGTGCGCGAGCGCCTCAACAGCTTCCGCGCGGACCACCTGCGCCACGTGCAGGACCTCAACGCGCTCATCCAGCACTTCGGCGGCGAGCCGGTGACGCTGCGCCCGGACCTGAAGGGCTCCGCGATGAAGGGCCTGACGGCCATGACGGGGCTGATGGGCACGGAGGCCACGCTGTGGGCCATGCTGGGCAACGAGGAGCTGTTCGACCGGGCCTATGAGCTGGCGCTCCAGTTCGAGTGGTCCCCGGAGGTGAAGGGCCTCATCCGCCAGCACCGCGAGGACGAACGCCGCCACGGCACGTGGATCCGCGACGCGGTGCGCACCCGGCCCTGGGCGGAGAGCCGTCTGCCCTTCCTGGACACCGCCGAAATGGGCGCCTGA
- the hutF gene encoding formimidoylglutamate deiminase, with protein sequence MSDITVYQPDFLFTEGRFHEGRALAVSAEGRVLDAVPEGARVERLAGRALLPGLVNGHSHAFQRLIRGRTEYVASAGGQDDFWSWREAMYRAAEALTPEEIHVASRQVFLEMVLAGITTVGEFHYLHHQPDGTPYADRNALAHAVIRAATDVGLRICLLRVGYARAGFNVRANPRQRRFIDADVDAFLSTTEALAHATRGDARVNVGLAPHSVRAVSKDWLTQVARAAPASMPIHMHVAEQPKEIEACLAEHGRRPVELVSDVGLLGPRFTAVHGVHLTEDEVALLGRAEATVCACPSTERNLGDGIVPADALVKAGARVSFGSDSQTVVDLLDEARQLEQHLRLVRLRRAVLDPGAGTLDGLAARLFDMATVQGARSLGMGTGTLSPGAPADFFTVDVNHPSLVGASCASLLPGIVFGAAQGAVREVAVAGRLLVRDGRHPLTEASGRAFQQLARRLYP encoded by the coding sequence GTGAGCGACATCACTGTCTACCAACCCGACTTCCTCTTCACGGAAGGGCGTTTCCACGAAGGCCGTGCGCTGGCGGTGAGCGCGGAGGGCCGGGTCCTCGACGCGGTGCCCGAAGGGGCGCGCGTGGAGCGGCTCGCGGGGCGGGCGCTGCTGCCGGGGCTCGTCAACGGCCACTCGCACGCGTTCCAGCGGCTCATCCGCGGACGCACCGAATACGTGGCGTCCGCCGGAGGGCAGGACGACTTCTGGTCCTGGCGCGAGGCGATGTACCGCGCCGCGGAGGCGCTCACGCCGGAGGAGATCCACGTCGCCTCCCGGCAGGTGTTCCTGGAGATGGTGCTCGCGGGCATCACCACGGTGGGCGAGTTCCACTACCTGCACCACCAGCCGGACGGGACGCCCTACGCGGACCGCAACGCGCTGGCGCACGCGGTCATCCGCGCGGCCACGGACGTGGGGCTGCGCATCTGCCTGCTGCGGGTGGGCTACGCGCGCGCGGGCTTCAACGTGCGGGCGAACCCGCGCCAGCGCCGCTTCATCGACGCGGACGTGGACGCGTTCCTGTCCACCACGGAGGCGCTGGCCCACGCGACGCGCGGTGACGCGCGGGTGAACGTGGGGCTCGCGCCGCACAGCGTTCGCGCGGTGTCGAAGGACTGGCTGACGCAGGTGGCCCGCGCCGCGCCCGCCAGCATGCCCATCCACATGCACGTGGCGGAGCAGCCGAAGGAGATTGAGGCATGCCTCGCGGAGCACGGCCGCCGTCCGGTGGAGCTGGTGTCGGACGTGGGCCTGCTGGGGCCGCGCTTCACGGCGGTGCACGGCGTGCACCTGACGGAGGACGAAGTGGCGCTGCTGGGCCGCGCGGAGGCCACGGTGTGCGCGTGCCCGTCCACGGAGCGCAACCTGGGCGACGGCATCGTCCCGGCGGACGCGCTGGTGAAGGCCGGAGCGCGCGTGAGCTTCGGCTCGGACAGCCAGACGGTGGTGGACCTGCTGGACGAGGCGCGGCAGCTGGAGCAGCACCTGCGGCTGGTGCGGCTGCGCCGCGCGGTGCTGGACCCGGGGGCGGGGACGCTGGACGGACTGGCGGCGCGCCTCTTCGACATGGCCACGGTGCAGGGCGCGCGGAGCCTGGGGATGGGCACCGGCACGCTGTCGCCGGGGGCGCCCGCGGACTTCTTCACGGTGGACGTGAACCACCCATCGCTGGTGGGCGCGAGCTGTGCGTCGCTCCTGCCGGGCATCGTCTTCGGCGCGGCGCAAGGCGCGGTGCGCGAGGTGGCGGTGGCGGGCCGGTTGCTGGTCCGGGATGGCCGCCATCCGCTGACGGAGGCGAGCGGCAGGGCGTTCCAGCAGCTCGCCCGGCGCCTCTACCCGTAG
- the argE gene encoding acetylornithine deacetylase: MSDTLPALRATLAELVALDTTSSRPNAPLIDYAQARLEAAGFTAERQHYTDDAGVAKVNLVARKGDADRAALALVGHSDCVPYDAAWTDALRLTERDGKLYGRGACDTKGFIACALHTATRKDLPKLDAPLLVILTADEEVGLVGAKKLVSAGLGRARHAIVGEPTRLIPVRANKGYCLAEVEVLGKEGHSAYPELGASAIFRAGRFLHRLETLANTVLREDRDEGFQPPFTTVNVGLIQGGKAKNVLPGSCRFTVEWRPIPGQAAERVPEMMEHIRQELTRDEPAYEARIKVLRMDRGVHTRGDADVVRFLEQVSGNASETVSFGTEAPQLTELGAEAVVFGPGDIRVAHQTGEFVPMEDLVRCEAALTQAVARFCTGG; the protein is encoded by the coding sequence ATGAGCGACACGCTGCCCGCGCTGCGGGCCACCCTGGCGGAACTGGTGGCGCTGGACACCACGTCCTCGCGCCCCAACGCGCCCCTCATCGACTACGCCCAGGCGCGCCTGGAGGCCGCGGGCTTCACCGCCGAGCGCCAGCACTACACCGACGACGCGGGCGTGGCGAAGGTGAACCTCGTCGCGCGCAAGGGCGACGCCGACCGCGCCGCGCTGGCCCTGGTGGGCCACTCCGACTGCGTGCCCTATGACGCCGCCTGGACGGACGCGCTGCGCCTCACGGAGCGCGACGGCAAGCTGTACGGCCGCGGCGCCTGTGACACCAAGGGCTTCATCGCGTGCGCGCTGCACACCGCCACGCGCAAGGACCTGCCGAAGCTGGACGCGCCCCTGCTCGTCATCCTCACCGCCGATGAAGAGGTCGGCCTCGTGGGCGCGAAGAAGCTGGTGTCCGCCGGCCTGGGCCGCGCGAGGCACGCCATCGTCGGCGAGCCCACGCGCCTCATCCCCGTGCGCGCCAACAAGGGCTACTGCCTGGCGGAGGTGGAGGTGCTGGGCAAGGAAGGGCACAGCGCGTACCCGGAGCTGGGCGCGTCCGCCATCTTCCGCGCCGGCCGCTTCCTGCACCGGCTGGAGACGCTGGCGAACACCGTCCTGCGCGAGGACCGCGACGAGGGCTTCCAGCCGCCCTTCACCACCGTGAACGTGGGCCTCATCCAGGGCGGCAAGGCGAAGAACGTCCTGCCCGGCTCCTGCCGCTTCACCGTGGAGTGGCGCCCCATCCCCGGCCAGGCCGCCGAGCGCGTCCCGGAGATGATGGAGCACATCCGCCAGGAGCTCACCCGCGACGAGCCCGCCTACGAGGCGCGCATCAAGGTCCTGCGCATGGACCGGGGCGTCCACACGCGCGGCGACGCGGACGTGGTGCGCTTCCTGGAGCAGGTCAGCGGCAACGCGTCCGAAACGGTGTCCTTCGGCACGGAGGCCCCGCAGCTCACGGAGCTGGGCGCGGAGGCCGTGGTGTTCGGCCCCGGCGACATCCGCGTCGCGCACCAGACGGGCGAGTTCGTCCCCATGGAGGACCTGGTGCGCTGCGAGGCCGCGCTCACGCAGGCCGTCGCGCGCTTCTGCACGGGCGGCTGA
- a CDS encoding DUF2652 domain-containing protein, giving the protein MAIEKALLLIADIGGYTRFMRQHRFGLAHAQDTVAQLLEAVIDASGRFKLAKLEGDAAFFYAVGEDTSPIAKQVAAIRRAFLERREALVIDRMCKCDGCTQVGNLTLKFVAHAGEVAFQKVKHLTELAGVDVILLHRMLKNDVPISEYVLMTDAVHQHLEPELRQLSQGLEHDFEGMGRTVTHYIDLGSLVTSVPAPRPNLPRKLWNKLMLELRSLKYVLGFKEACQGFRNVEVIEDATPGKP; this is encoded by the coding sequence ATGGCGATTGAGAAGGCGCTGTTGCTCATCGCGGACATCGGCGGCTACACCCGCTTCATGCGGCAGCACCGCTTCGGTCTCGCGCACGCGCAGGACACGGTGGCCCAGCTGCTGGAAGCCGTCATCGACGCGTCCGGCCGGTTCAAGCTGGCGAAGCTCGAGGGCGACGCGGCCTTCTTCTACGCCGTGGGCGAGGACACCTCGCCCATCGCGAAGCAGGTGGCGGCCATCCGCCGCGCCTTCCTGGAGCGCCGGGAAGCGCTGGTCATCGACCGCATGTGCAAATGCGACGGGTGCACGCAGGTGGGCAACCTGACGCTCAAGTTCGTGGCCCACGCGGGGGAGGTCGCCTTCCAGAAGGTGAAGCACCTCACGGAGCTGGCCGGGGTGGACGTCATCCTCCTGCACCGGATGCTGAAGAACGACGTGCCCATCTCCGAGTACGTCCTGATGACGGACGCGGTGCACCAGCACCTGGAGCCTGAGCTGCGCCAGCTCAGCCAGGGGCTGGAGCACGACTTCGAGGGCATGGGCCGCACGGTGACTCACTACATCGACCTGGGCTCGCTGGTGACGAGCGTGCCCGCGCCGCGCCCCAACCTGCCGCGCAAGCTGTGGAACAAGCTGATGCTGGAGCTGCGCTCGCTGAAGTACGTGCTCGGCTTCAAGGAGGCGTGTCAGGGCTTCCGCAACGTGGAGGTCATCGAAGACGCCACACCTGGAAAGCCCTGA
- the mfd gene encoding transcription-repair coupling factor: MDTSLPPKSDGTSWPGGAPPSSGDAFARLLASLRAGHRARTQGVKGAARGHLLARLHRELRAPLVCVAVDEEAADALAHDLAFFLGGTGSLLEPRVLRLPADEVLPYDELSPEAGPITERLGALFHLARGTPFPALVLSLRALHRRVLPLGVMEGLAQRVEVGQDFDRDSLARKLALMGYQNSPLVEDKGTFSVRGGLLDVFSPLYERPVRLEFFGDTIESIRVFDPESQRTVDALKTVDLVPARELLLTDDTRPRAEAAARAVADRINLPTIKLRERLDALREGLPGFGLEGLLPGFFEGGLASVFDYLGAWAKEPVVYLDDPVGLDRVLEELQAELAKGVAEADARQDLTYPPEHHFLTREDVAAGLKALRVVEGGGLSLTQSEAPVAFTFGTTQDLREAILAHHGEEGALTPLVERLQRWRDTGVACAVACGTLSQADRLKRLLLDRSVMVKVHTEALQDPAKLYEPAVWAHLFTGEVSHGFIDPEGRLAVLADEEIFGVRSRRRVKRSKKLDAFAAGFKDLKEGDLIVHTDFGIGRYAGLTKMEVQGVPGDFLVLEYAGRDKIYLPVGRMRLIQKFTGGDPEKVQLDKLGTTSWEKTKKRVKEQLLKMAAELLQMAAARKAHPGYAFAPPDRYFAQFEADFEFDETPDQAKAIEDVLADMQKAQPMDRLVCGDVGYGKTEVAMRAAFKATLDRKQVAVLVPTTVLAQQHFHSFKKRFKDYPVTVEVISGIRKPPEIRDILRRAKEGKVDIVIGTHKLLAGEVAFKDLGLLVVDEEQRFGVKQKEALKRLRTQVDVLTLTATPIPRTLHMSMSGVRDMSIIATPPQDRRAIRTFVMKYDEAAIKEAVEREIARGGQVFFVHNRVESLPSMEQELKKLLPNVSIGVAHGQMGEGQLEKVMLQFTEHKFQVLLCTSIIESGIDISSANTMIVNRADQFGLAQLYQLRGRVGRSKERAYAYLLVPTRRPVTKDAQRRLEVLQNFTELGAGFSIASHDLEIRGAGNLLGEKQSGAIAEIGFDLYAQLMEEAVAELQGQPPKVHVEPDINLPMPALIPDDYVADVHQRLVFYKRFSQASHPDEVTDLRAELVDRYGEAPDEVDALSEVTLLKIDMRELRLRALEAGPARLSLALGGDALLDGAKVAGLVQRSKGFYRLTPDMKLIARVPPEVKGHALLAEAHKLLRDVGTCALPRH; this comes from the coding sequence ATGGATACCTCTCTTCCTCCGAAGTCCGACGGCACGTCCTGGCCCGGCGGCGCTCCCCCTTCCTCCGGTGATGCCTTCGCCCGGCTCCTCGCCTCCCTGCGCGCGGGGCACCGCGCGCGGACGCAGGGGGTGAAGGGCGCGGCGCGCGGCCACCTGCTCGCCCGCCTGCACCGCGAGCTGCGCGCGCCCCTGGTGTGCGTGGCCGTGGATGAAGAAGCGGCGGACGCGCTCGCCCACGACCTGGCCTTCTTCCTGGGGGGCACCGGCAGCCTGCTGGAGCCCCGCGTACTGCGGCTGCCCGCGGACGAGGTGCTCCCGTACGACGAGCTGTCGCCGGAGGCGGGCCCCATCACGGAGCGCCTGGGCGCGTTGTTCCACCTGGCGCGGGGCACGCCGTTCCCCGCGCTGGTGCTGTCCCTGCGCGCGCTGCACCGCCGCGTGCTGCCGCTGGGGGTGATGGAGGGGCTGGCCCAGCGCGTGGAGGTGGGCCAGGACTTCGACCGCGACTCGCTGGCGCGGAAGCTGGCGCTGATGGGCTACCAGAACAGCCCCCTGGTGGAGGACAAGGGCACCTTCAGCGTGCGCGGCGGCCTGCTGGACGTCTTCAGCCCGCTGTACGAGCGGCCGGTGCGCCTGGAGTTCTTCGGGGACACCATCGAGTCCATCCGCGTCTTCGACCCGGAGTCGCAGCGCACCGTGGACGCGCTCAAGACGGTGGACCTGGTGCCCGCGCGCGAGCTCTTGCTCACCGACGACACCCGCCCTCGCGCCGAGGCCGCCGCGCGCGCGGTGGCGGACCGCATCAACCTGCCCACCATCAAGCTGCGCGAGCGGCTGGACGCGCTCCGCGAGGGGCTCCCCGGCTTCGGGCTGGAGGGCCTCTTGCCCGGCTTCTTCGAGGGCGGGCTGGCCTCGGTGTTCGACTACCTGGGCGCGTGGGCGAAGGAGCCCGTCGTCTACCTGGACGACCCGGTGGGCCTGGACCGCGTGCTGGAGGAGCTCCAGGCGGAGCTGGCGAAGGGCGTGGCGGAGGCGGACGCGCGCCAGGACCTCACCTATCCGCCGGAGCACCACTTCCTCACGCGCGAGGACGTGGCCGCGGGCCTCAAGGCCCTGCGCGTGGTGGAGGGCGGAGGCCTGTCGCTCACGCAGTCCGAGGCGCCCGTGGCCTTCACCTTCGGCACGACGCAGGACCTGCGCGAGGCCATCCTCGCGCACCACGGCGAGGAGGGCGCGCTCACCCCGCTGGTGGAGCGGCTCCAGCGCTGGCGCGACACCGGCGTGGCATGCGCGGTGGCGTGCGGCACGCTCAGCCAGGCGGACCGGCTGAAGCGGCTGCTCTTGGACCGCTCCGTGATGGTGAAGGTGCACACGGAGGCGTTGCAGGACCCGGCGAAGCTCTACGAGCCGGCGGTGTGGGCGCACCTGTTCACCGGCGAGGTGAGCCACGGCTTCATCGACCCCGAAGGCCGGCTGGCGGTGCTCGCGGACGAGGAGATCTTCGGCGTCCGCTCCCGCCGCCGCGTCAAGCGCAGCAAGAAGCTGGACGCGTTCGCCGCGGGCTTCAAGGACCTGAAGGAAGGCGACCTCATCGTCCACACCGACTTCGGCATCGGGCGCTACGCGGGCCTGACGAAGATGGAGGTGCAGGGCGTGCCGGGGGACTTCCTCGTCCTGGAGTACGCGGGGCGGGACAAAATCTATCTGCCGGTGGGCCGCATGCGGCTCATCCAGAAGTTCACCGGCGGCGACCCGGAGAAGGTCCAGCTGGACAAGCTGGGCACGACGAGCTGGGAGAAGACGAAGAAGCGCGTCAAGGAGCAGCTGCTCAAGATGGCGGCGGAGCTGTTGCAGATGGCCGCCGCGCGCAAGGCGCACCCGGGCTATGCGTTCGCGCCGCCGGACCGCTACTTCGCCCAGTTCGAGGCGGACTTCGAGTTCGACGAGACGCCAGACCAGGCGAAGGCCATCGAGGACGTGCTGGCGGACATGCAGAAGGCGCAGCCGATGGACCGGCTCGTCTGCGGCGACGTAGGCTACGGCAAGACGGAGGTGGCCATGCGCGCCGCCTTCAAGGCCACGCTGGACCGCAAGCAGGTGGCGGTGCTGGTGCCCACCACGGTGCTGGCGCAGCAGCACTTCCACTCCTTCAAGAAGCGCTTCAAGGACTACCCCGTCACGGTGGAAGTCATCTCCGGCATCCGCAAGCCGCCGGAGATCCGCGACATCCTCCGCCGCGCCAAGGAGGGCAAGGTCGACATCGTCATCGGCACGCACAAGCTGCTGGCCGGTGAGGTGGCCTTCAAGGACCTGGGGCTGCTGGTGGTGGATGAAGAGCAGCGCTTTGGCGTGAAGCAGAAGGAGGCGCTCAAGCGGCTGCGCACGCAGGTGGACGTGCTGACGCTGACGGCGACGCCCATCCCCCGCACGCTGCACATGAGCATGTCCGGCGTGCGCGACATGAGCATCATCGCCACACCGCCGCAGGACCGCCGGGCCATCCGCACCTTCGTGATGAAGTACGACGAGGCCGCCATCAAGGAGGCCGTGGAGCGGGAGATTGCCCGCGGCGGCCAGGTCTTCTTCGTGCACAACCGCGTGGAGTCCCTGCCGTCCATGGAGCAGGAGCTGAAGAAGCTCCTGCCGAACGTCTCCATCGGCGTGGCGCACGGCCAGATGGGCGAGGGGCAGCTGGAGAAGGTGATGCTCCAGTTCACGGAGCACAAGTTCCAGGTGCTGCTGTGCACCAGCATCATCGAGAGCGGCATCGACATCTCCAGCGCCAACACGATGATCGTCAACCGCGCGGACCAGTTCGGCCTGGCGCAGCTCTACCAGTTGCGTGGACGCGTGGGCCGCAGCAAGGAGCGCGCGTACGCGTACCTGCTGGTGCCCACGCGCCGTCCGGTGACGAAGGACGCGCAGCGGCGGCTGGAGGTGCTCCAGAACTTCACGGAGCTGGGCGCGGGCTTCTCCATCGCCAGCCACGACCTGGAGATCCGTGGCGCGGGCAACCTGTTGGGCGAGAAGCAGTCCGGCGCCATCGCGGAGATCGGCTTCGACCTGTACGCGCAGTTGATGGAGGAGGCGGTGGCGGAGCTGCAGGGCCAGCCGCCCAAGGTGCACGTGGAGCCGGACATCAACCTGCCCATGCCGGCGCTCATCCCCGACGACTACGTGGCGGACGTGCACCAGCGGCTGGTGTTCTACAAGCGCTTCAGCCAGGCCAGCCACCCGGACGAGGTGACGGACCTGCGCGCGGAGCTGGTGGACCGCTACGGCGAGGCGCCCGACGAGGTGGACGCCCTCTCCGAAGTCACGCTCCTCAAAATCGACATGCGCGAGCTGCGGCTGCGCGCGCTGGAGGCGGGCCCGGCCCGGCTGTCACTGGCGCTGGGCGGCGACGCGCTGCTGGATGGCGCGAAGGTGGCGGGGCTGGTGCAGCGCTCCAAGGGCTTCTACCGGCTGACGCCGGACATGAAGCTCATCGCCCGCGTGCCTCCGGAGGTGAAGGGGCACGCCCTGCTGGCGGAGGCGCACAAGCTGCTGCGCGACGTGGGCACCTGCGCGCTGCCCCGGCACTGA
- a CDS encoding pilus assembly FimT family protein, translated as MKNTRGMTLLEMMTAVAVLGVLVTLAVAGMQGNISTQRENTATRELWSSALRARQLAISTNQPVRIVVEKDVDQPGGTRATVARWERLKCGDDLNTPDEWTLDKCPSPACVDKTCRDAPDCCTDTGQDIIIPVTMNAMDINNLCFLPGSGRPALNRMDCLQGLLGQPATVAGAAPLDASIQFRFTSSRAKSVLMVEPLTGMSNVMDCDSLAATTSNTAKRDVRLADACGNP; from the coding sequence ATGAAGAACACGCGAGGCATGACGCTGTTGGAGATGATGACGGCCGTCGCGGTGTTGGGGGTGCTCGTCACCCTCGCCGTGGCGGGCATGCAGGGCAACATCAGCACCCAGCGCGAGAACACCGCGACGCGTGAGCTGTGGTCGTCCGCGCTGCGGGCACGCCAGCTCGCCATCAGCACGAACCAGCCCGTGCGCATCGTGGTGGAGAAAGACGTCGACCAGCCAGGCGGCACGCGGGCCACCGTGGCCCGCTGGGAGCGCCTGAAGTGTGGCGACGACCTCAACACCCCGGATGAATGGACCCTGGACAAGTGCCCCAGTCCCGCCTGCGTGGACAAGACCTGCCGCGACGCGCCTGACTGCTGCACCGACACGGGGCAGGACATCATCATCCCCGTCACGATGAACGCCATGGACATCAACAACCTGTGCTTCCTGCCGGGCTCCGGCCGGCCGGCGCTCAACAGGATGGACTGCCTGCAGGGGCTGCTCGGTCAGCCCGCCACCGTCGCGGGGGCGGCGCCCCTGGATGCCTCCATCCAGTTCCGGTTCACCTCCAGCCGTGCCAAGAGCGTGCTGATGGTGGAGCCGCTGACGGGCATGTCCAACGTGATGGACTGCGACTCACTGGCCGCCACCACGTCGAACACCGCCAAGCGGGATGTCCGGCTGGCGGACGCCTGCGGCAATCCCTGA